In Mauremys reevesii isolate NIE-2019 linkage group 8, ASM1616193v1, whole genome shotgun sequence, a single genomic region encodes these proteins:
- the ALG14 gene encoding UDP-N-acetylglucosamine transferase subunit ALG14 homolog isoform X1, which yields MDALPAALGAAALLLLLLLTARLLLARRNSSPRTAPLSLLVVAGSGGHTTEILRLLSSLSQSYSPRHYIFADSDKMSEDKIRNFEQKRAETFSNSQFTLNRIPRCREVCQSWSSSVLTTLYSILYSFPLTFRLKPDLILCNGPGTCVPVCISALLLEILALKKVIIVYVESICRVETLSLSGKILYYFSDYFIVQWPALKEKYPKSIYLGRIV from the exons ATGGACGCCCTCCCGGCCGCGCTGGGCGccgctgccctgctgctgctgctgctcctcactgCGCGGCTTCTCCTAGCGAGGCGGAACAGCAGCCCGCGGACagctcccctcagcctcctggtGGTGGCCGGCTCCG GAGGACACACAACAGAAATCCTGAGGTTACTCAGCAGTTTGTCCCAGTCATACTCTCCTCGACATTACATTTTTGCAGATTCAGATAAGATGAGTGAAGATAAAATACGTAATTTTGAACAAAAAAGAGCTGAAACTTTCTCCAATTCCCAG TTTACCCTTAATCGTATTCCCAGATGTCGGGAGGTGTGCCAGTCTTGGAGCTCTTCAGTACTGACAACACTGTACTCCATACTTTACTCCTTTCCTTTGACTTTCAGACTAAAGCCAGATTTG aTATTATGCAATGGACCAGGAACATGTGTTCCTGTCTGTATATCTGCCCTTCTTCTTGAAATACTGGCACTAAAGAAAGTTATCATTGTGTATGTAGAGAGCATCTGCCGAGTGGAAACTTTATCCCTGTCTGGAAAAATTCTTTACTACTTTTCGGATTACTTCATTGTTCAGTGGCCTGCTCTGAAGGAAAAATATCCCAAGTCTATATATCTTGGTCGAATAGTGTGA
- the ALG14 gene encoding UDP-N-acetylglucosamine transferase subunit ALG14 homolog isoform X2, with protein MLIARRCPETHGVLLRQPGGHTTEILRLLSSLSQSYSPRHYIFADSDKMSEDKIRNFEQKRAETFSNSQFTLNRIPRCREVCQSWSSSVLTTLYSILYSFPLTFRLKPDLILCNGPGTCVPVCISALLLEILALKKVIIVYVESICRVETLSLSGKILYYFSDYFIVQWPALKEKYPKSIYLGRIV; from the exons ATGCTCATTGCTCGGAGATGCCCAGAGACTCATGGGGTCCTGCTTCGGCAACCAG GAGGACACACAACAGAAATCCTGAGGTTACTCAGCAGTTTGTCCCAGTCATACTCTCCTCGACATTACATTTTTGCAGATTCAGATAAGATGAGTGAAGATAAAATACGTAATTTTGAACAAAAAAGAGCTGAAACTTTCTCCAATTCCCAG TTTACCCTTAATCGTATTCCCAGATGTCGGGAGGTGTGCCAGTCTTGGAGCTCTTCAGTACTGACAACACTGTACTCCATACTTTACTCCTTTCCTTTGACTTTCAGACTAAAGCCAGATTTG aTATTATGCAATGGACCAGGAACATGTGTTCCTGTCTGTATATCTGCCCTTCTTCTTGAAATACTGGCACTAAAGAAAGTTATCATTGTGTATGTAGAGAGCATCTGCCGAGTGGAAACTTTATCCCTGTCTGGAAAAATTCTTTACTACTTTTCGGATTACTTCATTGTTCAGTGGCCTGCTCTGAAGGAAAAATATCCCAAGTCTATATATCTTGGTCGAATAGTGTGA
- the LOC120370792 gene encoding 10 kDa heat shock protein, mitochondrial: MAGKAFRKFLPLFDRVLVERCAAETVTKGGIMLPEKSQGKVLQATVVAVGSGSKGKSGEIQPVSVKVGEKILLPEYGGTKVVLEDKEYYLFRDGDILGKYVD; the protein is encoded by the coding sequence ATGGCAGGGAAAGCATTTAGGAAGTTTCTTCCCCTGTTTGACCGTGTTCTGGTTGAAAGATGTGCGGCTGAGACTGTAACCAAAGGAGGCATCATGCTTCCGGAAAAATCTCAAGGAAAAGTGCTACAAGCAACAGTAGTGGCAGTTGGATCGGGATCCAAAGGAAAGAGTGGAGAGATTCAGCCAGTTAGTGTCAAAGTTGGTGAGAAGATTCTGCTACCAGAATATGGCGGTACTAAAGTAGTACTGGAAGACAAGGAGTATTACTTATTTAGAGATGGTGACATTCTTGGAAAGTATGTGGACTAA